TTACATTGACTTTTTGAATGCCTTCCTTTGATTTCTTATAGATTGTGATATTTGAATTTATAAAAATTCCTTTTTGAGCTTCGCTTACTAAAAACCCTTCCTTTATCAATTTCTCTACTACTTGAATAATAGTATTTCGACTAACGTCCAGATAATTGGCCAAGACTCTTGAGGAAGGTAACCTGTTTCCTGGCAGCAGTTCACCATCTTCTATAAGCTTTATAATGAAATTATAAATTTGTTTTTGCAAAGGGTATTTTTGAGACAATATAAGATTAGTAAATTTTTTTAATTTCATTAAGGTTCAACCCAATTAAACATTTAATGCAGCATCACAAGTGAATTTAAAGTGTGTTTGTATCAAAGAATGTAGCATAGAGAAATGAACAGTGAATAAGAGCTAATAATCAGGCACATCTGTTTGAGAAATACATTTTTGCCAAGTGATTTTGAGTAAAAATTAATTTTTTAAAATTTTCTTCATACAAAATATAAAGCACTCCCTCTCGGATTTTGTCGAGTTAGCGCAATTGATTATTAAGCCTGATTTTTTATATCCTGCATAATAATATGGGGAAATAGGGGTGCTTCCAAATCCATATTTAAATAGTTTTTTTGAGATTTCCACATCATCATGGTGTTTAAGTTGAATTACAATGTCCATTGGTGAGTTGCTGGAAATAATATTTACCGAGGTTATTAGTTCTCTACTAATAAGGCTGCAAAAGTGATTACATTTTTCAAAGTAAGAATTGCGCATCTCTCGTAAATGTTTTATATAGTGCCCTTCTTTTATAAAATCAGATAATACTGCTTGATATATGGAAGGAGACGGACCAGATATGTGTGCTTTTGCGTTTACAAAGGTTGATGCTACCTCCTTGGGGACAACAATATAATTTAAGCGTAAGGCAGGCATTAGAGTCCTACTAAATCCACCAGCATAGATTATGGGGATATTTTTTTTTAAGCCTTGCAGGGTATCCCTACTCTTTCTATTGAACAAAAATTCAGACTGATAATCATTTTCTATTACCCAGCAATTAGACTTTGTTATCCAATTTAATAAAGTATATCTTTCTTTAATGGGGATAATTCCTCCTAATGGATATTGATGATTCGGGGAAATGTAGAGGAGCTTTACACTCATATTTTTCTTTGATAGATCTTCTATACATATATACCTTTTCTTTAGTGCTACTAACTCTATGTTTGCATTCATTGCAGCAAATAAATGTCTTGCTCTTTTATAGCCTGGATTTTCCATTAGTACAGTATCACCAGGATCTAATAAGACCCTGCTGCACAAATTCAATGACTCAAGAGCACCACTGGTAATGATGACTTGATTTGGTGTGCAATTTAAATCTCGATAACTACATAAATATTTAGATATTTGCTCCCTTAATGGTAAGTAGCCACTTGAGCAACTGAAATGATCAATTGAGATTTTTCCTATATTCTTTCGGTATAACTCATTCCATGCCCGGTTTGGGAATGCTTTTAGATCTGGCAACCCTGGAGAAAAAGGCAATGTTTCTGGCCAAGGCGAATTATTTATTGCTAAT
This DNA window, taken from Microbulbifer sp. GL-2, encodes the following:
- a CDS encoding PLP-dependent aminotransferase family protein, with product MMSIPDFNDLLIDKRKPIKEQLYYAFLERIVNGRLETGSKLPSSRKISEYLCISRSTVIRVIDLLKKEGFLTSKPCSGVFITDKLPTYTFDIPYKFRAEKFKKNTNYLPSLSNYGESQNVLAINNSPWPETLPFSPGLPDLKAFPNRAWNELYRKNIGKISIDHFSCSSGYLPLREQISKYLCSYRDLNCTPNQVIITSGALESLNLCSRVLLDPGDTVLMENPGYKRARHLFAAMNANIELVALKKRYICIEDLSKKNMSVKLLYISPNHQYPLGGIIPIKERYTLLNWITKSNCWVIENDYQSEFLFNRKSRDTLQGLKKNIPIIYAGGFSRTLMPALRLNYIVVPKEVASTFVNAKAHISGPSPSIYQAVLSDFIKEGHYIKHLREMRNSYFEKCNHFCSLISRELITSVNIISSNSPMDIVIQLKHHDDVEISKKLFKYGFGSTPISPYYYAGYKKSGLIINCANSTKSERECFIFCMKKILKN